In the genome of Streptomyces aquilus, the window CTACGGACAGGGCGAGACCCAGGTGGTCGCGCTCGACCGGGTCTCCGTCGAGTTCCGGCGGGCCGAGTTCACCGCGATCATGGGCCCGTCCGGGTCCGGGAAGTCCACGCTGATGCACTGCGTGGCGGGGCTCGACACGTTCTCCTCCGGCTCCGTGCGCATCGGCGACACCGAACTGGGCTCGCTGAAGGACAAGCAGCTCACCAAGCTCCGCCGGGACAAGATCGGCTTCATCTTCCAGGCGTTCAACCTGCTGCCGACGCTGACCGCGCTGGAGAACATCACCCTGCCGATGGACATCGCGGGGCGGAAGCCGGACCAGCAGTGGCTGGAATCCGTCATCCAGATGGTCGGCCTCAAGGACCGGCTCTCGCACCGGCCCTCCCAGCTCTCCGGCGGCCAGCAGCAGCGCGTCGCCGTCGCCCGCGCCCTGGCCTCCCGCCCCGACATCATCTTCGGCGACGAGCCGACCGGAAACCTCGACTCCCGCTCCGGCGCCGAGGTGCTGGGCTTTCTCCGCAACTCCGTACGGGAGTTGGGGCAGACCGTGGTGATGGTGACCCATGACCCGGTCGCCGCCGCGTACGCGGACCGTGTCGTCTTCCTCGCCGACGGGCGGATCGTCGACGAGATGTACCGGCCGACGGCGGACAACGTGCTTGATTTCATGAAGCAGTTCGACGCGAAGGGCCGTACCTCCTGATGTTCCGCACCGCCCTGCGCAACGTTCTCGCGCACAAGGCCCGGCTCCTCATGACCGTCCTCGCCGTGATGCTCGGCGTGGCCTTCGTGTCGGGGACGCTGGTCTTCACCAACACCATCTCGGACGCGTACCAGAACAGCTCCGCCAAGGGCTTCGACCAGGTCGACGTGGCGGTACAGCCCGACTACCAGGAGAGCAAGGGCGACAAGGTCGGCAAGACCCCCGAACTCACCCAGGCGCTGCTGGACGAGAGCGCGAGGACCCCGGGCGCCGCCTCCGCGATCGGCGTCGTCAGCGGCTTCACCGCCCTCGCCGACAAGGACGGCAAGCTCGTCGGCGGCGGCTTCCAGACGAAGGGCGGGAACTACTGGGGCGCCAAGGACCCCCGGTACCCGCTCGTCGAGGGCGCCGCCCCGCGCGGTGCCGGCCAGGTCGCCATCGACTCGGAGACCGCGCGGCGCGCCGGGTACGAGGTCGGCGACACGGTCCGTATGTCGATCGACGGCCCGGTCCTCACCCCCACCGTCTCCGGCATCTTCACCACCGACGACGGCAATGTCGCGGCCGGCGGCAGCCTCGCCCTGTTCGACACGGCGACCGCGCAGAAGCTGTTCGGCAAGACGGGCACGTACGACGAGATCGACGTGAAGGCCGCCCCGGGCACCTCCCAGACGGCGCTCAAGGCCGCGCTCGACAAGTCCCTGCCGACGAAGCTCGTCGAGACGACGACCGGCAAGGAACTCGCCGACAACCAGGCCGAGATGATCTCCTCGCAGATGGGCAGCTTCCGGCAGATGCTGCTGGTCTTCGCGGGCATCGCGCTGTTCGTCGGCACCTTCATCATCGCCAACACCTTCACCATGCTGGTCGCCCAGCGCACCAAGGAGCTGGCGCTGCTGCGGGCCGTCGGCGCCTCCCGGCGTCAGATCACTCGCTCGGTGCTCGTCGAGGCGTTCGTCGTCGGCACGGCCGCCGGGGTGACCGGCCTGGTCGCGGGCATCGGCATCGGCGCCGGGATGCGGTCGCTGATGGGCGCGCTGGACGCGACCGTCCCGGACGGGCCGCTGGTCGTCTCCGGCGGCACGGTCGCCACCGCCCTCGCGGTCGGCATCCTCATCACCATGCTGGCGGCGTGGCTGCCGGGCCGCCGGGCCGCGAAGATTCCGCCGGTCGCGGCGATGAGCAGCGTGCACGCGCAGGCCACCACGAAGTCGCTGGTGCTGCGCAACACCCTCGGCGCGCTGTTCGCGGGCGCCGGTGTCGCGGTCGTCCTCGCGGCGACGACGATGAACGGCTCCGACGGCCAGGCCCCCATGGGCATCGGCGCGGTCCTGCTCATCCTCGGCGTGTTCATCCTGACCCCGCTGCTGTCCCGCCCGCTCATCGCGGCCGCCGCCCCGGTGCTGCGCGTGTTCGGTACGGCGGGCAAGCTCGCCCGGCAGAACTCGGTCCGCAATCCCCGTCGTACGGCTGCCACCGCATCCGCGCTGATGATCGGGCTGACCCTGATCACCGGGATGACGGTGATGGCGGGCAGCCTCCAGAAGTCCATCGACAAGATGGCGTCGGCGGCGATCCGCGCGGACTACATCGTGTCGATGGCGAACGGCAACGAGCTGTCCCCGGACGTCGACCGGAAGCTGAACGCCACCGACGGTGTCACCACCACCAGCCCGCTGCGCAACGCCCCCTCGCGCATCGACGGCGAGACCGAGTACCTGACCGGCGTGAACGGCTCGGCGATCGGCAAGCTGACCGACCTGAAGGTCGACAGCGGCTCCTTCAAGGTGGGCGGCGGCCAGGTGGTCGTCGACAGCGACACCGCCAAGTCCCGTGACTGGACGGCCGGTTCGACGTTCACCGCGCACTACGAGGACGGCAAGGCGCAGCGGCTCACGGTCTCGGCGGTCTACGAGGGCAACGAGCTGATCCGGGGCATCATGGTCGACAACAGGACCCTCACCCCGCATCTGACCGACCCGGCCGACATGCAGATCCTGGTGAAGACGGCCGACGGTGCCTCCGACGCCACCAAGGACCGGCTGGAGAAGGCCCTCGGCACCAACCCGGCCGTCAAGGTGCAGAGCAAGCAGGACCTGTCCGACGACATCGCGCAGATGTTCACGCTGATCCTGAACATGGTCTACGGCCTGCTCGCCATGGCGGTGCTCGTCGCGGTCCTCGGGGTCATCAACACCCTGGCCATGTCGGTCTTCGAACGCTCGCAGGAGATCGGCATGCTCCGCGCGATCGGCCTGGACCGCAAGGGCGTCAAGCGGATGGTGCGCCTGGAGTCCCTGGTGATCTCCCTGTTCGGCGGTGTCCTCGGCATCGGCCTGGGCGTGTTCTTCGGCTGGGCGGCCGGGGAGCTGCTGGGCACGAAGATGGCGACGTACGAACTCGTCCTGCCCTGGGGGCGGATGGCGCTCTTCCTGCTGGGCGCGGCGGTCGTCGGTGTGCTGGCGGCCCTGTGGCCGGCCCGGCGCGCGGCGAGGCTGAACATGCTGTCGGCCATCAAGGCCGAGTAGCGAGCGGCGTTCGTACGGCAGTTGGGGCCCGCCACCGGCAAGTGGCGGGCCCCGTCCGTGCGTTCAGTTCCAGGCGCGTGCCCGCAGCGGCATCCGGGAGTCCCCGGAGTCGAGGGCGCGGACGGCGAGGACCTGGTTGACGCCGATGCTGTTGCGTTCGAAGGCGAGCGCGCTGGCGGCCATGTAGAGCCGCCAGACCCGGGCCCGGCCGGGTCCGGCGAGCCGGATGGCGCGGGCCCAGTCGGTCTCCAGACGGGCCACCCAGCGGCGCAGGGTGAGGCCGTAGTGCTCGCGGATCGACTCGACGTCACGCACCTCGAACCCGGCGCGTTCCAGCTGGGTGACGGTGGTGCCGAGGGGGGCGAGTTCGCCGTCGGGGAAGACGTAGGCGTCGATGAACTCGTCGACGTGGTACGCCGATTCGTCGCGCTGGGGGCGGCGGGCGATCTGGTGGTTGAGGAGCCGCCCGCCGGGCCTGAGGAGGGCGTACAGGTCCTCGGCGTACTCCAAGTAGCGTTCGGAGCCGACGTGTTCGGCCATGCCGATGGAGGAGACCGCGTCGTAGGGGCCGTCGCCGACGTCCCGGTAGTCCTGGACGCGGATCTCGATCCGGTCGGTCAGGCCCTCGCCGGCGACGCGCTTGCGGGCGTAGGCGGCCTGCTCCTGGGAGAGGGTGATGCCGACGACCCGCACGCCGTGCTCGCGGGCGGCGTGGATCGCCATCGAGCCCCAGCCGCAGCCGACGTCGAGCAGCCGCTGACCGGGGGTCAGGGCGAGCTTGCGGCAGACGAGTTCGAGCTTGTCGCGCTGGGCGCTTTCGAGCGTGCCGCCGGGGGTCTCCCAGTAGGCGCACGAGTAGACCATGGACGGGCCGAGGACGATCTCGTAGAAGTCGTTGCCGACGTCGTAGTGGTGGCTGACGGCGCGTCTGTCGGTGCGCTTGGTGTGGAGGTGGCCGCGGCGCCGGCGGACCTCCTCGGGCGGCGGGGCGGGCGGCAGCGGCAGCCCGGAGAGCCGGACGAGGCCGCGCAGCGCGGCGCGCACCTCGGGGTCGCGGAGCAGCGCGGCACGGCTCCTGGTGCCCTCGCCGCGCTCCCAGACCAGGCCGGAGATCAGGTCGAGGGCGGTGTAGAGGTCGCCGTCGATGTCGAGGTCCCCCGCGACCCAGGCGCGGGCGAGACCGAGTTCGCCGGGCTTGTACAGCAGCCGGCGCACCGCCCGGCGGTTGCGCAGCACCAGTGCCGGGGCGCCCGGCGGTCCCGCCTGCGAGCCGTCCCACGCCCGCACGCGGAGCGGGAGCGGGGCTCCCAGCAGTAGTTCGAAGAGGTTCTTCAGCCGCGACGCGGCGTCGGCCATGGCGCACACCTCCGTGACGAGGATCCCGGAATTGTCCACCTACGTAAACAGTGACAAGGGGTGACGCAATCCCGGGACACGCCGAAGGGCCTCCCGCACCACGGATGGCGGGAGGCCCTTCGGTTCGTTCGTCGCGCGGCGACCGGAGTCGGTCAGGAGGCCTTGGCCTTCTCCTGCGTCTTCTCCGGCTGCGCGGCGGCGGGCGCCGGCGCGGGCTTGGCGGCCTCGTAGAACTCCTCGCGCGGAGTCTCCAGGGCACCGAGGGCGACGACCTCACGCTTGAGGAACATCGCGAGCGTCCAGTCGGCGAAGACGCGGATCTTGCGGTTCCACGTCGGCATCGCCAGACCGTGGTAGCCACGGTGCATGTACCAGGCGAGACGGCCCTTGAGCTTGATCTTCATCTTGCCCATGACGATCATCGCCACGCCCTTGTGGAGGCCGAGACCGGCCACCGCGCCCTTGTTGGAGTGCGCGTACTCCTTCTGCGGGAAGCCCCGCATGCCGGAGACCACGTTGTCGCCGAGGACCTTGGCCTGACGCAGCGCGTGCTGGGCGTTCGGCGGGCACCAGGCGTTCTCCACCCCGGCCTTGCGGGCGGCGACGTCCGGGACCTGGGCGTTGTCGCCGGCGGCCCAGATGTAGTCGGTGCCCTGCACCTGGAGGGTGGGCTGGGTGTCGACGTGACCGCGCGGGCCCAGCGGGAGGCCGTAGCGGGAGAGGACCGGGTTCGGCTTGACGCCGGCGGTCCAGACGATCGTGTTGGAGTCGACCTCGAGGCCGTTCTTCAGCACGACGTGGCCGTCGACGCAGGAGTCCATCGAGGTGGAGAGGTAGATCTCCACGCCGCGGCTCTCCAGGTGCTCCTTGCCGTAGGTGCCCAGCTTCGGGCCGACCTCGGGAAGGATCTTGTCGGCGGCGTCGACGAGGATGAACCGCATGTCCTCGCGGGAGACCGTCTTGTAGTACTTGGCCGCGTCGCGGGCCATGTCCTCGACCTCACCGATGGTCTCCGCGCCGGCGAACCCGCCGCCGACGAAGACGAAGGTGAGCGCCTTGCGGCGGATCTCCTCGTCGGTGGTGGAGTCGGCCTTGTCCAGCTGCTCCAGGACGTGGTTGCGCAGGCCGATGGCCTCCTCGACGCCCTTCATGCCGATGCCCTGCTCGGCGAGGCCGGGGATCGGGAAGGTGCGGGAGACCGCGCCGAGCGCGATCACCAGGTAGTCGAAGGGCAGCTCGTACGCCTCGCCGACCAGCGGGGCGATCGTGGCGACCTTGCGGTCCTGGTCGATGGTGGTGACCCGGCCGGTGAGAACCTCCGCCTTGGGCAGCACGCGTCGCAGCGGGACGACGACGTGGCGCGGGGAGATGCTGCCGGCGGCGGTTTCGGGGAGGAAGGGCTGGTAGGTCATGTACGACCGGGGGTCGACGACCGTGACGGTCGCCTCGCCGTAGCGCATCTTCTTGAGGATGCGCCGAGCTGCGTACAGGCCTACGTACCCACCGCCTACTACGAGGATCCTGGGACGCTCCGTGGTGCTCATGCCATCGAGTATCCACCCGCCCCAGGGGGGTCGCTCGTGCGCCCCTTCACAAGCTCCGACAGGGGGTGTGTTATCCTCCGCGACTCACGTGATCCAGGTCATGGTGCGGATCCGGAACCAGCCGGTATGGCGGACCGTTGTCAATGCCGCGTGAGCTGCCTCTCTTGGCCTCCGCGACCCCTGTGAGCGGTCCGCGACGACCCCTCGCGAGCCCTCGACGGAGGGTCCCGGCCGACCCCCTGTATCACACTTCTGAACACGTTCAATGGCCTTTCGGGGCCCCGGAAGGGTCAGTCGGCCGCTTTTCGTGGTTCCGCAGGGCGGAATTCCTTGTGAAGAACTTCACGAAGTTTCTCGGAGGCGCACCCCCGGGGGTCGTCTCCGGGCCCCCTGGAGGCGCTCATACGTTATCCGACCTGCTCAGCAGATGGCTACCGATCGGTAACAAAGGAGGGCTACGCCACCGAGAACGCGATGCCGTCGAGGATGTCGTGCTCGCTCACGACGACCTCCTCGGCCCCGATCCGCTCCATGATCGACAGCAGTACGAGGGCACCCGCCGCGATGACGTCCACGCGCCCCGGGTGCATGGAGGGCACGGTCGCGCGCTCGGCGTGCGTGGAGTGCAGCAGCAGCCACTCGGTGATCTCCCTGACCTTCTCACGGGAGACACGGGAGTGGTGGATGCGCTCCGAGTCGTACTCGGGCAGCTCCTGCGCGATCGCCGAGACGGTCGTGACGGACCCGGCGAGCCCCACCAGCGTGCGCGCCTCGCGCAGCGGCACGGTCTCCTCGGCGAGGTCCAGGGCGGCCTCGATGTCCGCCCGCATGGCGGCGATCTGCGCCGGCGAGGGCGGGTCGGAGACGACACCGTCCCGGACGAGATGCCGCTCGGTCATCCGCACACAGCCGACGTCCACGGACCGCGCGGCCCGCACCTGCTCCGCGCCGACCACGAACTCGGTCGAACCTCCGCCGATGTCCACGACGAGATAGGGCGGGGCGAGGTCGGCACGGCCCTTGAGCTCCCCCGTGGCGCCGGTGAAGGAGAACTCCGCCTCCTGGTCGCCGCTGATCACCTCCGGCTCCACACCGAGGATGTCCAGCACCCCGCGCACGAAGTCGTCCCGGTTCTCGGCGTCCCGCGAGGCGGACGTGGCGACGAACCGCAGCCGCTCCGCGCCCATCTCCTTGATGACGGCCGCGTACTCGCGGCACGCCGCGAAGGTCCGCTCCAGCGCCTCGGGCGCCAGCCGCCCGGTCCGGTCGACGCCCTGCCCGAGCCGCACGATCGTCATCCGGCGGTCCAGGTCGACGAGTTCACCGGTGGCCGGGTCGCAGTCGGCGACCAGGAGACGGATGGAGTTGGTACCGCAGTCGATGGCGGCGACACGGGTCACTGCTCGTCCTCCTTCGGCAGCGTCACGCACGCGCCCTTGCGCCACCACTCCGGCAGCATCGCGATCGCCTCGTCGCCCAGCGGGTTCACACCCGGCCCGGCGGCCAGGGAGTGGCCGACCAGCACGTGCAGGCACTTCACCCGGTCCGGCATGCCGCCCGCGCTCGGGAAGCCCTTGAGCTCCTCGATCTCGTCACGCCGCCGGATGTAGTCCTCGTGCGCGGCGCGGTACGCGGCGGCCAGCTCCGGATCGGTTTGCAGGCGCTCGGTCATCTCCTTCATCACGCCGTTCGCCTCCAGCGTCCCGATCGCGGAGTTCGCCTTCGGGCACGTCAGGTAGTACAGCGTCGGGAAGGGCGTGCCGTCGGGCAGCCGGGGGGCCGTCTCCACCACGTCCGGCTGCCCGCAGGGGCACCGGTGCGCGATGGCGCGCAGCCCGCGCGGCGGACGCCCGAGCTGCTGCTTGAAGGCCTCGACGTCGGCGTCGGTCGGCTCGGTGCGCGGGGTGGTGGGCGGGGGCGTTTGCATGCCTGTTACTGATTTCCTCTGTCGGTCTACTGGTCGGAGGCGTCGGACTTGTCGACCCCGTCCCAGACGTTCGAGTACCAGGGGCGGTCCGCCGCCCCCAGGTCGGCGCGCGACTGCTGGGCCGCGCCCGGGTCGACGACGACGAACCCCGTCTCCCCCGGCATCACATAGTGCAGCCGCTGCCGGATCTGCTGCTCGGCGTACGCGTCGTCCTGCCACCGCGCCTTGAGGTCGCGCAGCTGCTCGACGCGCTGCCGTGCCTGGTCCTGCTCCCGCTGGAGATCGGCGATGTCGGCGCGCTGGGAGACGTACTGCCTTATCGGGTACGCGAGCGCGACGATCAGCGAGCACAGCACCAGCGCGAGCAGCGCCGCGCGGCCGGTGAGCCGCGAGCGGCGGGCCTGCCGCTTGGTCTGGGAGCGGTAGACCCGGGCCGCGGTCTGCTCGCCGAGCAGCCGGATCCGGGTCGCGGTGGAGAAACGGTCCCGGTCCTTGACGGCCATCTCTCACTCCCGTTCACACGCGCGTACGTCCCCGCACACGGTACGGGACCGAGTACGGGGACGTACGTACGACGCTGTCCTTGAGGGCTTTAAGGGTGTCAGCCCTTGAAGCGCGGGAAGGCCGAGCGGCCGGCGTACACCGCGGCGTCGTCGAGGATCTCCTCGATGCGCAGCAGCTGGTTGTACTTGGCGACGCGCTCGGAGCGGGCCGGGGCGCCGGTCTTGATCTGGCCGCAGTTGGTGGCGACGGCGAGGTCGGCGATGGTGACGTCCTCGGTCTCGCCGGAGCGGTGGGACATCATGCACTTGAAGCCGCTGCGCTGGGCGAGCTCGACGGCGTCCAGGGTCTCGGTGAGCGAGCCGATCTGGTTCACCTTGACCAGGAGGGCGTTGGCGGTGCCCTCCTCGATGCCGCGGGCGAGACGCTCCGGGTTGGTGACGAACAGGTCGTCGCCGACGAGCTGGACCTTGTCGCCGAGCTTGTCGGTGATGACCTTCCAGCCGGCCCAGTCGTCCTCGAACAGCGGGTCCTCGATGGAGACGAGCGGGTAGGCCGCGACGAGCTCCTCGTAGTACTCCGTCATCTCGGCGGCGGAGCGCTCCTTGCCCTCGAACTGGTACTTGCCGTCCTTGTAGAACTCGGAGGCGGCGACGTCGAGGGCGAGGGCGACCTGCTCGCCGGGGATGTAACCGGCCTCCTTGATCGCCTCCAGGATGAGGTCCAGGGCGGCGCGGTTGGACTCGAGGTTCGGCGCGAAGCCGCCCTCGTCGCCGAGGCCGGTCGACAGGCCCTTGCTCTTCAGGACCTTCTTGAGGGTGTGGTAGACCTCGGTGCCCCAGCGCAGCGCCTCGGAGAAGGACTCCGCGCCGATCGGGGCGATCATGAACTCCTGGATGTCCACGTTGGAGTCGGCGTGCGAGCCGCCGTTCAGGATGTTCATCATCGGAACGGGCAGCAGGTGCGCGTTCGGGCCGCCCAGGTAGCGGAAGAGCGGGAGGTCGCTGGCCTCGGAGGCGGCGTGGGCGACGGCGAGGGAGACGCCGAGGATGGCGTTGGCGCCGAGGGAGCCCTTGTTGTCGGTGGCGTCCAGGTCGAACATCGCCTGGTCGATCAGCCGCTGCTCGGTGGCGTCGTAGCCGACCAGCTCCGGGCCGATCTGCTCGATGACGGCGAGGACGGCCTTCTCGACGCCCTTGCCGAGGTAGCGGTTCGGGTCACCGTCGCGGAGCTCGATGGCCTCGAAGGCGCCCGTGGAGGCGCCGGAGGGGACGGCGGCACGACCCGTGCTGCCGTCGTCGAGGCCGACCTCGACCTCGACCGTGGGGTTGCCTCGGGAGTCCAGGATTTCCCGGGCTACGACGACGTCGATGGACGGCACGAGCATCTCCTTCTTGGGATGTGACGCGGCTACGGCACTGCCGCAGCGACTCTGCGAGACGAGCCTAACCGGCTCCGGGCGATCGGCCACCGCGTGGACCGCCCCGTGGACAGAACCGATCGTAAATTGTTTCCGAACGGAACAAAGACGGTTCAAGAAACCACGTACAAAACGCGGCGCAAAAAACCCCGCTCCGGTGCGTACGGGGGAACACGCACCGGAGCGGGGAGCCCGTGGGGACGGGGGGACCCTCACGAGGCCCTCAGTATGAGAGGACCACGGATGTGAGGGCGCCGCGGTTCAGGCAGGACTCACTTGAGGTGCAGCTGCTGACCCGGGTAGATGAGGTTCGCGTCCTCGATGATGTCCTTGTTCAGCTTGAACAGCGTCTGGTAGCCGCCCTTGACCTTGTGCTTCTCCGCGATCGAGCTGAGGGTGTCACCCTTGACGACCTTGTACTCGCCGTCGCCCTTCTTGACCTTCTTGCCGGTCGGGGTGGTGACGGTCTTCTTCGCGGCCGTGCGCTCCGAGGAGCGGGAGGCCGACTGCTCGGAGGAGCGGGTGCTGGTGCCGCTGTCGCTCGACGAGCTGGAGGAACCGGAGGACGACGAGCCGCCACCGTTGTAGGCGGCGCCGGACAGGCCCACACCGCAGGTCGGCCAGGCGCCCTTGCCCTGGGAGGCGAGCACCTTCTCGGCGACGGCGATCTGCTGCGCCTTGCTGGCCTGGTTGGCCTGCGGGGCGTAGGCGGTGCCGCCGTACGCGGCCCAGGTCGAGGCCGAGAACTGAAGGCCGCCGTAGTAGCCGTTGCCGGTGTTGATGGACCAGTTGCCGCCCGACTCGCACTGGGCGACGGCGTCCCACTCGGAGGCGGTGGCGGCGGAGGCGTTGCCGGCCGCCATCAGCGGGGCGGCGATGGCGACACCGGTGACGCCGGCGAGCGCGGCGGCGCGGGTGGCCTTGGACGGACGACGGTGCTTGCCCTTGCCGGAAAACAGCATGGTGGATCCCCTCACCGACGCCTGCGAGGTGAGCTGTCGGGTTCGGGCCGGTTGAGTTGCCCGGTCGCGCACCCTGCGGTGCGCGGCTTCACCCCAAGCCGGTCCAGCGTGAACTGCTGGGCCCGGCGCTTACCTTGGGTCCCCCGCTCCTGCCTACGGCGCTTGACGCGACGACTGTTCCCGTACGGCCGCTGGCAGGATTCGGCGTTGCGGCAGCCGGGGCTCGTGGTGACGAGCGGTGTTGACCGTAGACACGGAACCCGGGGGATTTCAAAGACGATCAGGGCTTCTGAGACTCATCCCACACTTTCGCCAAACCGGACATTCAGCGCGAAGCGTGACGCGAACTCCCGTCGCTTTTCGCCCTATTCAGCCCCGACTACGAGGGTCTGACCGGGCATGATGGCGCTCGGGTCGGGACCGATGACCTGCTCGTTCGCGGCGTAGAGGTGGCGCCATCCGCCGTCGAGGCCAAGGGAGTCGGCGATGGAGGCGAGCGTGTCGCCCTCGCGGACGGTGTACGCCTTCTCGTCGGCGCTCGGGCCACGGTGCCGGCCGGTGCCGGTCTCGCCCGCGGGATCACTCTTGGCGTCGCTCTTGTTGTCGCTCTTGTTGTCGCTCTTGTTGTCGCCGCCGAGGGCGCCGATGTCGACGAGGTTCGAAGAGCCGCCCACTTGCCATGAGTTGTCCGATTCGGCCTCATTCGCCGGGACTGTGGGCGAGCTGTCGGGCGACTGTGAGGCGGTCGAGCCGGAGTCGGGCGTATCCGACTTGGCGGACTTGTCCGCGCCGGTGGAGGTGGAGGGCGAGGGAGAGGCGTCGGTGGAGGCGTCACCGGAAGCATCGTCCGACGAGCCGGACTCCGCGGAGTTGGGCAACCCGGATGATTCCGATCCCGATCCGGACGTATCGGACTCCGCGCCGGATCCGGACGCCGAGGACGAACCGGTCCCGACGCCCGTGTCGACATCGGCCGAGCCCGAGTCCTTGCTGAGCCCGTTCAGCAGCCCGCAGGCGCCCCAGACGCCGACACCCTGGTCGGCGAGGACCTTCTCGGCGACGGATATCTGCTGGTTGCGGCTGGCCAGGTCGGCGCTCGGGGCGTAGTCGAGGCCGCCGTACTTCTCCCAGTTCTCCTGCGAGAGGCTGAGCCCGCCGTAGGAACCGTCACCGTTGTTCTGGCTCCAGGAGCCGTCCGTCTCGCACTTGGCGACCTTGTCCCAGGTGCCGCCGTCGGCCGCGCTCGCGCCGGTGGCGGCGAGCAGCGGGATCGCGATGGCGGAGCCGGTCACTCCGGCCGCGACGAGAAGTGCCGGAGCCTGGCGGGGGCGACGGTGACGACCGTTCCCGGAGAGCATGCGGGGACCTTTCGCGAGACAGCGGTGACCGGCGTGGCGGGTGAGGCTGGGCGCCACGCTGGTTGGTGAACGTATCGGCAGACGATCACTTGTCACAAGTTAATGCCGCGCAGATCACGTGAAGATCACAGGGGTGAGGGGGAGTCGCGTTCGGCTGGTTTCGGCGTAACTCCCGCTGTGACGTGGAGAGGTGGGACGAGGGGCTCGCGCCTGACCGGTGAGCTGACACCCCGGGAATTCAAGTGATTCATGAGGACGGGCCAGAAGCCCTTCTTGAACCAGGAGTTCTGCCGGTCTTTGGCAGGGGCCCACGGACCGTAGCGGGCGGGGAGTTCGTCCCACAGGCAGCCGGTGCGGAGGCGATGCAGAATCCCGTTGACCTGAGTCCGGACGTCCGGCGTGCCGCGCGCGAACCGGCGACGTCCGAAGTAGGCCACCATCAACTCCTCGACAGCGGGCCAGGCCTGCTCCGGCACTTCGGCGGGGACGGGCGTCCCGGTCCTCACATGCCACTCCGTCACTTTGCATTTGACGCCCGACCGTTTTCTCACCCGGGCAAGGGGCTTCACCGTGATGTTCAGAAAACTGACCACACCTCCCATCTCGGAGCGCGTCGGGTTCTGCAGGGTCCTGCCCATCACCATGCTGAGATCCGGCTCCGCTTGACTCTGTTCCGCCAGCACCTCCCTCGCCTGAGTCAGGAGATCGCTCATGCTCCGCACGTCTTCGGCGAGTTGGCGCACGACGGTGTCCTTCACCGTCTGATGGAGACCAGGGACAGCAGCCAGTGCGGTTGCCGCCCGAGCCGCGGCTTCTTTCTTCTCATGGAGCAGTTCCTCGAACCGGGCCACGCGTTCACGCTGCTTGTCGGTGTCC includes:
- a CDS encoding ABC transporter ATP-binding protein, with product MTTTPIADRTTSVAARATDLSKIYGQGETQVVALDRVSVEFRRAEFTAIMGPSGSGKSTLMHCVAGLDTFSSGSVRIGDTELGSLKDKQLTKLRRDKIGFIFQAFNLLPTLTALENITLPMDIAGRKPDQQWLESVIQMVGLKDRLSHRPSQLSGGQQQRVAVARALASRPDIIFGDEPTGNLDSRSGAEVLGFLRNSVRELGQTVVMVTHDPVAAAYADRVVFLADGRIVDEMYRPTADNVLDFMKQFDAKGRTS
- a CDS encoding ABC transporter permease; the encoded protein is MFRTALRNVLAHKARLLMTVLAVMLGVAFVSGTLVFTNTISDAYQNSSAKGFDQVDVAVQPDYQESKGDKVGKTPELTQALLDESARTPGAASAIGVVSGFTALADKDGKLVGGGFQTKGGNYWGAKDPRYPLVEGAAPRGAGQVAIDSETARRAGYEVGDTVRMSIDGPVLTPTVSGIFTTDDGNVAAGGSLALFDTATAQKLFGKTGTYDEIDVKAAPGTSQTALKAALDKSLPTKLVETTTGKELADNQAEMISSQMGSFRQMLLVFAGIALFVGTFIIANTFTMLVAQRTKELALLRAVGASRRQITRSVLVEAFVVGTAAGVTGLVAGIGIGAGMRSLMGALDATVPDGPLVVSGGTVATALAVGILITMLAAWLPGRRAAKIPPVAAMSSVHAQATTKSLVLRNTLGALFAGAGVAVVLAATTMNGSDGQAPMGIGAVLLILGVFILTPLLSRPLIAAAAPVLRVFGTAGKLARQNSVRNPRRTAATASALMIGLTLITGMTVMAGSLQKSIDKMASAAIRADYIVSMANGNELSPDVDRKLNATDGVTTTSPLRNAPSRIDGETEYLTGVNGSAIGKLTDLKVDSGSFKVGGGQVVVDSDTAKSRDWTAGSTFTAHYEDGKAQRLTVSAVYEGNELIRGIMVDNRTLTPHLTDPADMQILVKTADGASDATKDRLEKALGTNPAVKVQSKQDLSDDIAQMFTLILNMVYGLLAMAVLVAVLGVINTLAMSVFERSQEIGMLRAIGLDRKGVKRMVRLESLVISLFGGVLGIGLGVFFGWAAGELLGTKMATYELVLPWGRMALFLLGAAVVGVLAALWPARRAARLNMLSAIKAE
- a CDS encoding SAM-dependent methyltransferase, which codes for MADAASRLKNLFELLLGAPLPLRVRAWDGSQAGPPGAPALVLRNRRAVRRLLYKPGELGLARAWVAGDLDIDGDLYTALDLISGLVWERGEGTRSRAALLRDPEVRAALRGLVRLSGLPLPPAPPPEEVRRRRGHLHTKRTDRRAVSHHYDVGNDFYEIVLGPSMVYSCAYWETPGGTLESAQRDKLELVCRKLALTPGQRLLDVGCGWGSMAIHAAREHGVRVVGITLSQEQAAYARKRVAGEGLTDRIEIRVQDYRDVGDGPYDAVSSIGMAEHVGSERYLEYAEDLYALLRPGGRLLNHQIARRPQRDESAYHVDEFIDAYVFPDGELAPLGTTVTQLERAGFEVRDVESIREHYGLTLRRWVARLETDWARAIRLAGPGRARVWRLYMAASALAFERNSIGVNQVLAVRALDSGDSRMPLRARAWN
- a CDS encoding NAD(P)/FAD-dependent oxidoreductase; the encoded protein is MSTTERPRILVVGGGYVGLYAARRILKKMRYGEATVTVVDPRSYMTYQPFLPETAAGSISPRHVVVPLRRVLPKAEVLTGRVTTIDQDRKVATIAPLVGEAYELPFDYLVIALGAVSRTFPIPGLAEQGIGMKGVEEAIGLRNHVLEQLDKADSTTDEEIRRKALTFVFVGGGFAGAETIGEVEDMARDAAKYYKTVSREDMRFILVDAADKILPEVGPKLGTYGKEHLESRGVEIYLSTSMDSCVDGHVVLKNGLEVDSNTIVWTAGVKPNPVLSRYGLPLGPRGHVDTQPTLQVQGTDYIWAAGDNAQVPDVAARKAGVENAWCPPNAQHALRQAKVLGDNVVSGMRGFPQKEYAHSNKGAVAGLGLHKGVAMIVMGKMKIKLKGRLAWYMHRGYHGLAMPTWNRKIRVFADWTLAMFLKREVVALGALETPREEFYEAAKPAPAPAAAQPEKTQEKAKAS
- a CDS encoding Ppx/GppA phosphatase family protein encodes the protein MTRVAAIDCGTNSIRLLVADCDPATGELVDLDRRMTIVRLGQGVDRTGRLAPEALERTFAACREYAAVIKEMGAERLRFVATSASRDAENRDDFVRGVLDILGVEPEVISGDQEAEFSFTGATGELKGRADLAPPYLVVDIGGGSTEFVVGAEQVRAARSVDVGCVRMTERHLVRDGVVSDPPSPAQIAAMRADIEAALDLAEETVPLREARTLVGLAGSVTTVSAIAQELPEYDSERIHHSRVSREKVREITEWLLLHSTHAERATVPSMHPGRVDVIAAGALVLLSIMERIGAEEVVVSEHDILDGIAFSVA
- a CDS encoding DUF501 domain-containing protein, whose amino-acid sequence is MQTPPPTTPRTEPTDADVEAFKQQLGRPPRGLRAIAHRCPCGQPDVVETAPRLPDGTPFPTLYYLTCPKANSAIGTLEANGVMKEMTERLQTDPELAAAYRAAHEDYIRRRDEIEELKGFPSAGGMPDRVKCLHVLVGHSLAAGPGVNPLGDEAIAMLPEWWRKGACVTLPKEDEQ